From the Pseudomonas sp. VD-NE ins genome, the window GTTTTCAGCACATCCCACGGCAGGTGGTCTTCGCTCGCCGTCATGATCATCGGGTGCTGGGTGGCGGCCACGTTGTCGCCGATCAACAGCTCTTCGTAGAGCTTTTCGCCTGGGCGCAGCCCGGTGAACTCGATGGAAATATCGCCCTGCGGATTGCGTTCGGAGCGAATGCTCAAGCCGGACAGGTGGATCATTTTTTCTGCCAGCTCAACGATTTTCACCGGCTCGCCCATGTCCAGCACAAACACATCCCCGCCCTGCCCCATCGAACCGGCCTGGATCACCAGTTGGGCGGCCTCGGGGATGGTCATGAAATAGCGGGTAATTTTCGGGTGAGTGACCGTCAGCGGGCCACCGGACTTGATCTGACTGTGGAACAGCGGAATCACTGAGCCCGAGGAACCGAGAACATTGCCGAAACGCACCATGGTGAACCGGGTCTTGTTGACCCGCGACACGTTGGCACTGTCACCAAACAATACCGGTGCGGTTTCACGGCTGAGGGCCTGCAGCGTCAACTCGGCCAGGCGCTTGGTACTGCCCATGATGTTCGTCGGGCGCACGGCTTTATCGGTGGAGATAAGCACAAAATTCGACACGCCCGACTGCAATGCCGCCTGCGCTGTATTGAGCGTGCCGATCACGTTGTTCAGTACACCTTCAGCAATATTGTGCTCAACCATCGGCACATGCTTATAGGCTGCTGCGTGATACACGGTGTCGACTTTCCAGGTTTTCATCACATCGAGCAGCTTGTCTTGATGACGGATGGAACCGAGGATAGGCAACAGTCGTACCGGAACCGACTGCCGGCAACCCCGTTGTTCGAGTTCGGAGAGAATGCTGTAGAGATTGAATTCGCTGTGTTCGAACAACACGAGCGTGGTCGGCCCCAGGGTGAAAATCTGTCGGCACAACTCCGAGCCGATCGAACCACCAGCGCCTGTGACCATCACCACTTTGCCATTGATGCAACGCGCCAACAGGTCCGGTTGGGCCGGTACGGCGTCACGCCCGAGCAAGTCGGCGATATCCACTTCCTGGATATCCTCGACCTTGACGCGACCACTGGCCAGGTCGGTAAAATTCGGCACACTGCGCACGTGCAGCGGAAAACCCTCGAGCAGGTTGAGGATTTCCCGGCGCCTGGCGCGGGTCGACGACGGCAGCGCGAGGAGTATCTCCTGGGCACCGGTGACGTCGATCATGTGTTGAATGTGCTTGGGTTTGTAGACTTGAAGCCCGGAAATCGAACGATCGGAAATGCCCGGATCATCATCGATAAAGGCCACCGGACGCATCACGCGGCCCATGCGCAGAGCGGCAACCAGCTGGTTGCCGGCGACACCGGCACCGTATACGGCGACCTTGGTCAAACCGTCATCGCGGCTGGTAAACGGTACGTGTTGAGCTGCGGTAAACCAGTCGCCCATGAAAAACTGGCGCATGCACAGGCGCAGGCCGCCGATGATCATCATGCTCAACCACCAGTAGTTGAAGATGATCGAGCGCGGCACTACGGCTTCGTGATTGCTGTACCAGTAAACGACGACCGCCAGAATCAGCGAGGACAGGCTGACCGCCTTGACGATGGCAATCAGGGCGTCGTTACCAAAGTAACGCATCACGGCCCGGTACATGCCAAAGCGAATAAAGAGTGGAATGGCGATG encodes:
- a CDS encoding polysaccharide biosynthesis protein — its product is MDKVRTVLLGLPRKHKRLLQVATDVVLVWVALWLSFIVRLGIDDMYNPLKAHIWLFAFAPVIAIPLFIRFGMYRAVMRYFGNDALIAIVKAVSLSSLILAVVVYWYSNHEAVVPRSIIFNYWWLSMMIIGGLRLCMRQFFMGDWFTAAQHVPFTSRDDGLTKVAVYGAGVAGNQLVAALRMGRVMRPVAFIDDDPGISDRSISGLQVYKPKHIQHMIDVTGAQEILLALPSSTRARRREILNLLEGFPLHVRSVPNFTDLASGRVKVEDIQEVDIADLLGRDAVPAQPDLLARCINGKVVMVTGAGGSIGSELCRQIFTLGPTTLVLFEHSEFNLYSILSELEQRGCRQSVPVRLLPILGSIRHQDKLLDVMKTWKVDTVYHAAAYKHVPMVEHNIAEGVLNNVIGTLNTAQAALQSGVSNFVLISTDKAVRPTNIMGSTKRLAELTLQALSRETAPVLFGDSANVSRVNKTRFTMVRFGNVLGSSGSVIPLFHSQIKSGGPLTVTHPKITRYFMTIPEAAQLVIQAGSMGQGGDVFVLDMGEPVKIVELAEKMIHLSGLSIRSERNPQGDISIEFTGLRPGEKLYEELLIGDNVAATQHPMIMTASEDHLPWDVLKTRLSELLLAVERDDYARVRQLLRETVSGYMPDGEIVDWIYQQRRLEP